The DNA region GGGCMGTGGTTTaaattactgaacaaaaatacaaaatgcaacattgtaaagtgttggtcccatgtttcattagctgaaataaaagatcccagaaattttccacacGCACAAATTCTATCAAAtgtttcttctttgccaagataattgatccacctgacagttgtggttgaagctgattaagcagcatgatcattacccaggtgcaccttgtgctgcgaacaataaaataacattttatYcatggcaatttgaatgcacagagataccgtgacgagatcatgaggcccattgtcgtgccattcatccgcctccatcacctcatgtttcagcatgataatgcacagccccatgtcgcaaggatctgtacacaattcctggaagctgaaaatgtcccagttcttccatggcctgtatactcaccagacatgtcacccattgagcatgtttggKTTGCTCTGGATTtatgtgtacgacagcatgttccagttcccgacaatatccagcaacttcacacagccattgaagaggagtgggacaacatttcacaggccacaatcaacagactgatcaactctatgtgaaggagatgtgccacgctgcatgatgcaaatggtggtcacaccagatactgactggttttctgatccacggccctaccTTTWattaaggtatctgtgaccaacagatgcatatctgtattcccagtcatgtgaaatccatcaattagggtctaatgaatttatttcaattgactgatttcctgatatgaactgtaactcagtaaaatctttcaaatagtttcatgttGCRTTTCTATTTTTTCAGTGAGCCAGACAGAACTAGGTTTACATAGAGAGAAAAAATGGTCTCTGTTTGAGGGCAGAGTGACGACATTGTAATGATCTGTGTTCGGCTCAAATAAGAGTGTTCATCCTCTCAGAACACTCTTCAGTTGAGGAGAGATGCTCACGGTGATGATACATGGGGAATGAACACAGAGGACGTGTACATCAGGAAGGAGACCACAGAGCTCTGGAGATCAGGTGAGTTAACATTAAAGCCAATTGGCATCTTCATGGAATGAAAAAGATGAAAGGGGAAAGATGTTTCATTATGATTAACGCCAATGTTTTATGTTCGGAAAGTTTATTAGATGAGGTGCCTACAAAATGTTGGCCAAATTAAAAAAAGTTATTCTAAGaatgtgagaaggagagaggattcAAAGTGGCTGAATTATAACARATCCAAGTTAGAAATAGCAAAAATGTGGATACACACCTCAACATATAATGTATGGGCCATTTTTATGGTCAGGAAAATGAGTACTGTATGAACATGGAGCACACAGAAGCTAAACAGAGGTCTGAGCTTATTTGAACWGTTTTGAAATGTGCTATTGTTTCAGTTATGTAATGGACTAACTTACAAGTCATGGCAGTACTATGTTTGTCTTGTCAGAATGAATCAAGGTTTACTAATGTTAGCAGACTTGAGGGGTTCCTGAGCATCAGTGAAACATTATGCCGGTGTCTGTTTCTCATTATTCATGTCCAGTATTTCACTGTTAAAAGAAATATGTATGACCAGAGAGAGCAGGAAACACTCCTTATGTGGGTtccagaggctggtgggaggagctataggaggagggGCTCATTGTAATCGCTGGAATGtaattaatggaacggtatcaaacacatcaaacatatggaaaccacacgtTTGACTCTGATCCGTTaactccattccagtcattacaatgagcgcctcttcctatagctcctcccaccaatcTCCACTGGTGGATTCTCATGTGTTGTCTCTTTTTTCTAAGGATGYTGCAGTTCAATGATTGTTCAAACATGtgaaaaaacattgaaaaaagaCGTAGATAAAACATTATTTTCGTCCAGTTTCCCAATGTTCCTGAACACAACCGAGGGTCTCTTCCCCACTGAGGGCCCAGACTCAAAGCTGGACTGGTCCGAGTTGGACCCCTATAACTGTACCAACTACACAGCAGCCTGGGACTGGCTTTCCTCCTACCAGCCGGTCTACATGGTTCTGCTTAGCATTGTGGGCGTAGTGGCCAACGGTCTGGTCCTCTGTGTCTTCTGTTTGCAGAGGAAGCCATGCACCGTGGCTGATGTCTACCTGGGCAACTTGGCAGCTGCAGACCTGGTCATGGTGTCCTGTTTACCCTTCTGGGCTGCCACCATCGCTAACAACTACCACTGGGAGTTCGGCGAGCCCATATGCAAGCTGGTCAATGTGGCCATCTCCATGAACTATTACTGTRGTGTTTTCTTCCTGGTGCTGGTTAGCGTCGATCGCTACCTGGCTCTGGTCCGGCCCATGTTCCAAAGCCGACTGCGGAGGGTGGCCTGGGCCAAGTGCATCTGCCTGGGGATATGGATCGTGGGGTTCCTGCTGAGTTTGCCCATCCTGGTCTTCCGCAGGGTGAAATACGTGGCCAAGGCTGGGGTGATGGCCTGCGTCCTGGCCTACCCCCATCCGGACTGGGAGATCCAGCGCAACGTCACCAATAACGTGGTTGGGTTCCTACTTCCGGTGATAGTGGTGTCGTACTGCAGCCGCCACATCGTGACCAGTCTGAAAGACGGTCAGATCAGAAAAACTCCCGGGGTGAGGTCAGAGAGGAAGGCCACACAACTGGTCCTGACTGTCCTCACGGTCTTCCTCATCTGCTGGACGCCCTACCAGGTGGTGCGCTTCCTGGACACGCTGGATTACTTCCAAGTCACGCCAGGATGCCTCTGGGGTCACATTCTGGACATTACCATACAGCTGTCCACCTACCTGGCGTACGCCCACAGCGCCATCAACCCCTTCCTGTACGTCATTGTGGGGAGACAATTCAGGAAGAGGGCAAAAGAAGTGTTCGGGACAATGTTAAAATGCAGGTTGTCGGATAAATATTTCCTGACGGTAAATTTCACCTCCAGTGGAAGACTGGCCACTCAAAGGATACAATGTACACAACTTGTGAAACAAACTGTGACGTGACAAGAGTCTGTCTGGATATCCGTCTGTCCTCTGAAAGAACTGATCCAGACTGAAACATTTCATCTTCATTTGGTTTTGCTTATTGTAAATATGTTCTGTCTTGAAACTGAATGGAACTCTGCCAGTTATTGCTGAKAAATCAAATGAGGTGAAAAAGTGATCAGGGATATACAGCTGACTTCTGTCTTSGTTTAACTTGTAATTACCGGCAGACATCTGTTCCCAATCATCAGGAGGTTTATTTCTGCAAATAGTCAGTTTGGCTGTCTACAATATTCGTTAGCTTTATCTAACTCCTGTTGTAATTCATTTGTTGATTTATGTAGAGTTAATATGAATAGCTACAGACTCCATTCGGGTTCACGATCCTAAAGATTATTTATGTGGTAATGAAGGCACTAAATAACGACTGTCTGGTGTAGAAGATTAATCTAAATGTGATCTAGAAAGTATTTTATTGTCATAGAGCCCCTTTTAACTTTGATAGAGTGTGCTATTATGTTAAATTATTATTCTAGAGAAGGACTATGAATGGGACATGCTGACTAATTGAAATGTAAAAGGTAATATTGTCTTTTGAAAAGCTCATGTTAATTTTTCTTCTTGGAGGTTATGATTTAAGCTTCCATATTTCTTAACAATTCTGCTGAAAATGTGTATGTATTGCATAAAAATGACTTTTGTATGTATTAAAATGCTGTCCACTATAATGTGTTGATATAAATTAACCCATGGCTTGAGTAAAGAGAGATCTATTTCTCAGTAGTCTATGTGCACTGTTGACACAGACTAGTATTTAGTCCTTTGTCGTCCTGCAGACAGGCTTGCTACTGCATACCCTCATTGGCTCCCAGACAGATGGAGAGGTTCTGCACAGATTTGGTCGGGCCATTGTAAAATGGGCACTCTGGCTCTGCCAATGGCAGCCATTAAACATGGCCTTAAAGAAGTCTAACAGAAACTGGCACAGATTACCATGCATGTTTGGGCATGCGTAACATTTTGAGGGATAACCAAGCCATTTAAACCACCTCTAATCAGGGCGGAACAATGTTTAACTCAAACAAATGTAYTTACATTAAAGAAGCACGACACCCCATAGACATATAATGACATCCACTGCTCTGGTGCTCATTGTATGAGAATGTACTGAGCTACTCAGATAAGCAAACTTCCACAGTGTTCTATGTTACAATAATGGTGAGGAGGCGGAGCTGTCCATCAATATGCCTATGATTAGGTTCTTATGTTCTTCACATGCTAAACAGGAAGATACTATCCTCCTGTGCCCCCTTGGGGCGACACACTGGCCATTAACATACTCTATTATAATGTACAAATAATGATGTTGGAAGAGTCTGCCATGATGCTGTCATTAGAGATGCAGGCCTGGAAATAATAACAACCACATTATTGGGACTCGCTGTGCTTCACAGCTATGGATTTATCAATTAGACTGTTATGGATGGAACTCATGAATAAAATGAGCTCCCTCAGGGCATCTAGTTGTATTGGGTTAtaacctgggttgtgttcagtagtttaaaaaaaacttgttgAAGTAGAGTGAAACGGAGCGGTACTACCTGAAAGTGTCCAATAAGAATGCAGATATTTGTCATGTTTTGCTACGGTATGCGCCATTAAGCATGACCCTGATGTCAACCCAGAGTacatatattcttaattccattcctttactttagatttgtgtgtattgttatgaaaTTGTTASatattacttgttagatattactgcactgttggagctataaacacaagcatttcgctgcaactGCAATAagtctgctaaacacgtgtgtgaccaatacaatttgatttgatgagtggAGATGGACTTGGATCTGTCAGCAGTTCTGAAGGTCGCCACCAGAGATGAGTATGTTACCACAGATTGCACTAATAACTGCATTGAAATGCACTCATGAAATGAACAAAATAAAATCTGTAAAAATATCAACTATGCTATAAAGGATCATATTCAGACTAAGCGTTTACACGTTAATTGCACAAAGGAAAACAAGGTGGTGTTCCTTATTGGAATTTTAAAGGTCAAAACACACATAGGGACTCACTAAATGARTTTACGAAATATGTCTGTTTATATAGGATATCAACTCATATTGCAAATTTTCATAACTACAAATTTTCATAACTTTTGTATGTATCAAAATGTTGGCCAATATACTGCGAGGATATAAATCAATCCATGCCGTGTTAGAATAAACAGAGCTCTATTTCTCAGTAGTCTATGTGCACTGTTGACACAGACTAGTATTTATTATGGCAGCTCCTAACGGTGATATATGGAGTACTTTGCTTACACCAACATTGAGCTTGTTTCAGACCACACTGTGCTCTCAATATTTCTGCCTACAGTATTCCCCTCTATGAACCCAACCAAAACATTGTCCTTTTTTGATAAAATGCACACACAACTCAATGTCATAACAATACATTTATCAGCCTAAATCCTCTCAAATGTTTCCCCTTCAAAGTGAATTTTATTCCAAAGATGAGAACTTGTATGAGCATAAACAGCAAACCTGTGGGACTCACTCTCTGATGCAATCCATGAAACATGCTYCGAATTCAATGAACCTTTAGAAACATCTCACGGTCCTCTGAGTTGTCTGGAAGCTGTTTAAAGGATGTCACAAAGTAATTACCAGAAAGTTCTTTCTCGTTTGTTGTCCTGCAGGCAGGTTTGCTACTGCATGCCCTCGTTGGCTCCCAGACAGATGGACAYGTTCTGCAAAGGGTCACTCGGGCCACTGTAAAATGGGCACACTGGCTCTGCCAATGGTAGCCATTAAACATGGCCTTAAAGAAGTCTAATAGAAATTGGCACAGATTTCCATGCATGTTTGGGTCTACGTATAATTTTGAGGGATAACCAAGCCATTCAAACCACTTCTAATCAGGGCGGAATACTGTTTAACTCAAACAAATGTACTTACATTAAAGAAGCACGACATCCCATAGACATATAATGGAATCCACTGCTCTGGTGCTCATTGTATGAGAATGTACTGAGCTACTCAGATAAGCAAACTTCCACAGTGTTCTATGTTACAATAATGGTGAGGAGGNNNNNNNNNNNNNNNNNNNNNNNNNCGAGGCGGAGCTGTCCATCAATATGCCTATGATTGGTTCTTATGCACCTCcgtccttcaggctctgatcaggccctacacccaacaaggcactgcgttcatccacctctggcctgctccctccctacctctgaggagtacagttcccgctcagcccagtcaaaactgttcgctgctctggcacccaatgtggaacaaactcctcacgacgccaggtcagcggagtcaatcacaccttccggagacacctgaaaccccacctctttaaggaatactaggtaAGGATAAGTaaccctcctaacccccccctcccccttaaaagagttagatgcactattgtaaagtggttgttccactggatatcataaggtgaatgcaccaatttgtaagtcgctctggataagagcgtctgctaaatgacttaaatgtaatgtaaatgtaaaatgtaaaatgttcttcaCATGCTAAACAGGAAGATACTATCCTCCTGTGCCCCCTTGGGCGACACACTGGCCATTAACGCATTATAATGGACAAATAATGATATTGGAAGACTTTGTCATGATGCTTTCATTAGAGATACTGTAAATAATCATATTTATGGGGCTCACCGTGCTTCATGCTATTGGATGTATCATTAGGGGTTCAGCAGGGAAGCTGGTGAAACCCTATTGTATTTGCTggtgttcattattattatacagGGTTCTTCCCCCAAGGAAAATAACATGCAAATTATCATGAGATGATAAGCCCTAGACCACCCCAACTTGGCATGATGGTAAAGGCCCATGGCCACACCTCTCATGCAATACCATGCCAATTGGCTACATGGTGGAGCTATAACAAGTGCCTGAAAATGCAAACTTTGAAAGTTCACGCCACTCATCCCTTTTGAGCTAGAGTCCCGTATTAGTATGtaggtccctctcctcacaaggagCAAATTACTCAAGGACCCATAAAGTCCACCATGATGCATTTTCCACCatttagaattttgtgaaaaacacttaaaacgctACTCCTCTGGCAAGAATTACCGATCTGCACAAAACTTGATATCTGGCATCTATGGACAAGGTCTCTCAACGCACTGTTGTTTGGGCTAGTATTGTCAACAACATGGCCACTAGTCcccaataaacattcacatggGCGTGATCTCGCACAACATGCCTATACATCAGTCACAGATATTTGTATTATAATAAAACTTAGTACACATGTTGCAAACAatgtcaagactcaacatatgcaagCACCTCATAACGACCACACGTTATTGCTATATCAGGCACATTtttatatctcttgatctgtgaaatttggcacacatgctcaagGATTAAGTCTAGTTAAATTCTAAAGTATGGTTAATTTTGGCCACATTGTGGCGCTGTTGGACAGGAAAAAACATTAATGCGAGCTCAATGGCTCATTGCGGCCATATTGTTTCAGCTAGAGTCTTGGAGTCTTGGAAAATGCGAATGAAGATGTGCATCCTATACTGTATGCTATATACCAAAATGTAGTGCGAGCGGTCATCAGCGGTTCAGGAGAAGATGACGAGCCGGTCAACGGTTCAGGGAAGACGACGAGCAGGTCCAGCGGTTCAGGAGAAGACGACAGCAGGTCCACGGTTCAGGAGAAGACGACGAGCAGTCCAACGGTCAGGAGAAGACGACGGCAGGTCCAGCGTTCAGGAGAAGACGACGAGCGGCGTCAGCGGTCAGGGAAGACGACGAGCCGGTCCAGCGGTTCAGGAGAAGACGACGAGCGGTCCAGCGGTTCAGGAGAAGACGACGAGCAGGTCCAGCGGTTCAGGAGAAGACGACGAGCAGGTCCAGCGGTTCAGGAGAAGACGCGAGCAGGTCCAGCGGTTCAGGAGAAGACGACGAGCAGGTCCAGCGGTTCAGGAGAAGACGACGAGCAGGTCCAGCGGTTCAGGAGAAGACGACGAGCAGGTCCAGCGGTTCCGGAGAAGACGAGAGCCGGTCCAGCGGTTCAGGAGAAGACGACGAGCCGGTCCAGCGGTTCAGGAGAAGACGAGAGCCGGTCAGCGTTCGAGAAGACCACGT from Salvelinus sp. IW2-2015 linkage group LG14, ASM291031v2, whole genome shotgun sequence includes:
- the LOC111972891 gene encoding B2 bradykinin receptor-like, translating into MIVQTCEKTLKKDVDKTLFSSSFPMFLNTTEGLFPTEGPDSKLDWSELDPYNCTNYTAAWDWLSSYQPVYMVLLSIVGVVANGLVLCVFCLQRKPCTVADVYLGNLAAADLVMVSCLPFWAATIANNYHWEFGEPICKLVNVAISMNYYCXVFFLVLVSVDRYLALVRPMFQSRLRRVAWAKCICLGIWIVGFLLSLPILVFRRVKYVAKAGVMACVLAYPHPDWEIQRNVTNNVVGFLLPVIVVSYCSRHIVTSLKDGQIRKTPGVRSERKATQLVLTVLTVFLICWTPYQVVRFLDTLDYFQVTPGCLWGHILDITIQLSTYLAYAHSAINPFLYVIVGRQFRKRAKEVFGTMLKCRLSDKYFLTVNFTSSGRLATQRIQCTQLVKQTVT